A part of Rhipicephalus microplus isolate Deutch F79 chromosome 8, USDA_Rmic, whole genome shotgun sequence genomic DNA contains:
- the LOC119166707 gene encoding uncharacterized protein LOC119166707: MNLSDDATFFLLRLVEQFPALWDMTLAEYADTTVKESIWERIAKEMNEEWPAYGPYDAKALRRFFDNKRRTYRLEKKKVESTKSGMPSSDVYKGRWRFYNSLRFLDASKVTCWRSVSTDACQAAAETMKVRPDIDDPSQTSDDAAAATDDQNITVDDPIAGKALSAMSRQGTQKKRRRSPHRLDEILAQRQTVLEKIAASVGQPASTTQQEDDIDYFGKVVAAHMREVPKDKLIPCQKAILSALEIYINKSE, encoded by the exons ATGAACTTGAGCGACGACGCAACTTTTTTTCTGCTGCGCCTTGTTGAGCAGTTCCCCGCATTGTGGGATATGACACTCGCCGAGTACGCGGACACAACAGTGAAGGAGAGTATATGGGAACGCATAGCGAAGGAAATGAACGAGGAGTGGCCTGCGTACGGGCCGTACGATGCCA aagccCTTCGGCGCTTCTTTGACAATAAGAGACGCACATACCGGttggagaagaagaaagtagaaTCCACAAAGAGTGGAATGCCAAGCTCGGACGTTTATAAAGGTCGCTGGCGCTTTTATAATTCACTCAGGTTTTTGGATGCTTCAAAAGTGACCTGTTGGCGTTCTGTGAGCACTGATGCATGCCAAGCTGCGGCGGAGACCATGAAG GTACGACCAGACATTGATGATCCTTCACAAACCTCAGACGATGCAGCTGCAGCGACTGACGACCAAAACATTACCGTGGACGACCCAATTGCGGGCAAGGCACTCTCTGCAATGTCCCGCCAAGGAACACAGAAGAAAAGGCGCCGATCTCCCCATCGTTTAGATGAAATATTGGCCCAACGGCAAACTGTGTTGGAAAAAATAGCTGCAAGCGTAGGCCAACCAGCGAGTACCACACAGCAGGAAGATGATATCGACTATTTTGGTAAAGTTGTTGCTGCACACATGCGCGAGGTTCCGAAGGATAAGCTGATCCCATGCCAGAAGGCTATCTTAAGCGCACTTGAAATCTACATCAACAAAAGCGAGTAA